One window of the Selenomonadales bacterium genome contains the following:
- a CDS encoding OmpA family protein has product MTRRRSSGGVVAASWLTTYGDLVTLLLCFFVLLYSFSAIDVVKFRRFIASFQGAGILDGGTTPNTTIVMPEENPNEVATEQLGPFWADNGRMLAHVQEYLEQQGIAAEVRAFRAEQGVLLELEDRVLFDSGQAILRPDGLALLGKLVALFSEMPNEIAVEGHTDNVPINTPVFPSNWELSAARSARVVRYFVEIHGLKPERFKAVGYGEFRPVGTNATETGRSKNRRVVFVIRGI; this is encoded by the coding sequence ATGACTAGGCGTAGGTCTTCCGGCGGCGTAGTTGCCGCAAGTTGGCTGACTACATACGGGGACCTGGTTACACTCCTACTATGCTTCTTCGTGCTGCTGTACTCGTTTTCGGCCATCGATGTGGTGAAGTTTCGCCGGTTTATTGCCTCGTTTCAAGGTGCTGGCATACTGGATGGCGGGACGACGCCGAATACGACTATCGTCATGCCGGAGGAGAATCCAAACGAAGTGGCTACGGAGCAACTGGGTCCTTTCTGGGCCGACAACGGCCGGATGTTAGCGCACGTGCAGGAATACCTTGAACAGCAGGGTATTGCCGCGGAGGTTAGAGCGTTTCGAGCAGAACAAGGGGTTCTCTTGGAGCTCGAAGACAGGGTCTTGTTTGATTCAGGGCAGGCTATACTCCGCCCAGACGGGTTAGCACTGCTTGGCAAACTAGTGGCTCTATTCTCCGAGATGCCCAATGAAATCGCAGTGGAGGGACATACCGACAATGTCCCGATCAACACGCCGGTGTTTCCTTCTAATTGGGAACTCTCGGCGGCGCGTTCGGCGCGGGTAGTAAGGTACTTCGTCGAGATTCACGGCCTTAAGCCTGAGCGCTTCAAGGCAGTGGGCTATGGCGAGTTTCGACCGGTGGGTACCAACGCCACAGAAACAGGGCGCAGCAAGAATCGGCGCGTCGTATTTGTGATTCGGGGGATTTGA
- the flhA gene encoding flagellar biosynthesis protein FlhA yields the protein MRALLRYTDVIIASLVIGTIFIIIIPMQAGVLDFLLIINISISILIFLTTLFTTNVLQLSVFPTLLLVTTLLRLSLNVASTRLILSAGAAGAVIAAFGDFVVGGNYVVGIVIFIIITVIQFVVITNGAGRVAEVAARFTLDAMPGKQMAVDADLNSGLINEEQARERRRSLQREADFYGAMDGASKFVKGDAIAGIVITLINILGGLVVGMAQLGWPWQRAVTTYVSLTVGDGLVSQLPALLISTATGILVTRANTDYGFGTELSTQLFSRSKVIGMTSVLIAGLGLVPALPAVPFLAVAGATGYLAYVLHAEEREKALRPAPAAAARPAEPENVLTLLSHEQLDIEIGFGLVRLTDGSYGGDLLERLAAIRRRCITEHGVFIRPIRIRDNLQLKPNQYAIKIRGNQVAVGELQPQSLLAMDYAGGRIDVPGIDTKEPTFGLPARWISVHERERAEILGLTVVDCTTVLVTHLSEIIKRHAHELLGRQEVRELLDKVKELNPAVIEEIGHEQVALGDVQKVLQGLLQEGVSIRDMVGILEAIADNVRTSRDPDFLLESVRHALARTISHAAADKGVIHVLTLHPRLEQQLLESITASGGGHIILEPSKLQLFFERLGKNLERAGLADGRLPVLLVPSRLRLPMRRLTQRHFPSLTILSPSEVSGDVEVESMGAVGLE from the coding sequence GTGCGTGCACTCCTGCGCTACACCGACGTAATTATAGCCTCCTTGGTGATTGGGACGATATTTATCATTATCATCCCCATGCAGGCAGGCGTTCTCGACTTTCTCCTGATCATCAACATTAGTATCAGCATCCTAATCTTTCTCACCACGCTCTTTACCACCAATGTGCTGCAGCTTAGCGTGTTTCCGACTTTGCTCTTGGTTACGACACTGCTGCGACTGTCACTAAACGTGGCCTCTACTCGCCTAATTCTCTCCGCCGGAGCAGCAGGTGCGGTAATCGCCGCATTTGGTGACTTTGTGGTGGGGGGAAATTATGTTGTCGGTATAGTCATCTTTATCATTATTACCGTTATTCAGTTCGTGGTGATAACCAATGGCGCCGGTCGCGTGGCCGAGGTCGCGGCGCGGTTTACGCTTGACGCGATGCCAGGCAAACAGATGGCGGTTGACGCCGACCTTAACTCAGGATTAATTAACGAAGAGCAAGCGCGAGAGCGGCGCAGAAGCCTGCAGCGCGAAGCGGACTTTTATGGAGCCATGGACGGTGCGAGTAAGTTCGTTAAGGGTGACGCCATCGCCGGCATCGTCATTACTCTGATCAACATTCTCGGCGGACTTGTCGTAGGCATGGCCCAGCTCGGTTGGCCATGGCAGCGTGCCGTCACGACATACGTTTCGCTTACTGTGGGTGACGGGCTGGTCAGCCAACTGCCCGCTCTGTTGATATCTACGGCTACAGGTATTCTGGTGACACGGGCAAACACCGACTACGGTTTTGGCACCGAACTCTCAACTCAGCTCTTCTCCCGCTCCAAAGTTATTGGCATGACCTCTGTGCTAATTGCCGGCCTAGGCCTCGTTCCCGCGTTGCCTGCCGTTCCCTTCTTGGCGGTGGCGGGAGCAACAGGGTACTTGGCGTATGTACTGCACGCAGAGGAGCGCGAAAAAGCTCTGCGCCCTGCGCCCGCCGCGGCAGCGCGCCCTGCCGAGCCGGAAAACGTGCTGACGCTCCTCTCGCATGAGCAGTTAGACATCGAAATAGGCTTTGGTCTCGTCCGCCTCACCGATGGGAGTTACGGAGGCGATTTATTAGAACGGCTCGCGGCCATTAGGCGCCGCTGTATTACCGAGCACGGCGTGTTTATAAGGCCTATCCGTATAAGGGATAATTTGCAGTTGAAGCCTAATCAGTACGCCATTAAGATTCGCGGTAATCAGGTTGCCGTGGGCGAGTTGCAGCCGCAATCGCTCCTAGCCATGGACTATGCCGGAGGAAGAATTGACGTCCCCGGCATAGATACCAAGGAGCCTACGTTTGGTCTCCCCGCCCGCTGGATAAGCGTACATGAGCGCGAGAGAGCCGAGATTCTGGGGCTCACCGTGGTAGACTGTACGACCGTACTCGTGACCCACTTAAGCGAGATCATAAAGCGTCACGCGCATGAACTGCTAGGCAGGCAGGAAGTCAGAGAACTACTAGACAAAGTCAAAGAACTTAACCCCGCTGTGATTGAAGAGATAGGGCATGAGCAAGTGGCGCTAGGGGATGTGCAGAAGGTGCTGCAGGGACTACTGCAAGAGGGAGTAAGCATTCGCGATATGGTAGGGATACTTGAGGCCATCGCGGATAATGTGCGTACATCCCGCGACCCAGATTTCCTGCTAGAAAGCGTCAGGCATGCTTTGGCGCGTACGATTAGCCACGCAGCGGCGGATAAAGGCGTTATTCACGTGCTTACGCTACATCCGCGCTTGGAGCAGCAACTGCTAGAATCAATAACAGCATCCGGCGGGGGGCACATCATACTTGAACCGAGCAAACTACAGCTGTTCTTCGAGCGATTAGGGAAGAACCTAGAGCGAGCCGGTCTTGCGGATGGCCGTTTGCCGGTCTTGCTGGTGCCGAGCAGGTTACGATTGCCCATGCGTAGGCTGACGCAACGCCACTTTCCTTCGCTGACCATTCTTTCCCCTAGCGAAGTGAGCGGAGATGTAGAAGTTGAGTCGATGGGGGCGGTGGGCTTAGAGTGA
- a CDS encoding flagellar biosynthetic protein FliR, translated as MILPALTPWLQLLLVLARVLSFLTTAPLFNRRQIPPLSKIGLAMLLSLIVVAAGGVSVEREIGAFLSAVVLEVATGLAAGMLANWLFMSFQMGGALMDQQAGFGTAAIFDPTTFGQVSLLSNLFLMLSLLLFLELNGHHLALLALLRSFTLVPAGSAVLGGSWAQVVLTVLAGSMSLALRLAAPVLAAVAITDITLGMLGRAVPQLNVLMLALPVKAGVALLVLAAASPLILGVGDAFMTRLEVILAQSLGAMSP; from the coding sequence ATGATTCTCCCGGCGCTCACACCTTGGCTGCAACTGCTATTAGTTCTGGCCCGTGTGCTCTCGTTCCTCACTACAGCACCGCTGTTTAACAGGCGGCAAATCCCGCCCTTAAGCAAGATTGGCTTGGCCATGCTCCTAAGCCTAATAGTTGTCGCGGCCGGAGGTGTTTCTGTCGAGAGAGAAATCGGCGCATTCCTCAGTGCAGTCGTGCTGGAGGTAGCGACAGGTCTTGCGGCAGGCATGCTCGCAAACTGGCTGTTTATGAGTTTTCAGATGGGCGGGGCACTTATGGATCAGCAGGCTGGCTTTGGGACGGCCGCTATCTTTGACCCCACCACCTTCGGACAAGTCTCTCTCCTATCGAATCTGTTTCTTATGCTCAGTCTCTTGTTGTTTCTGGAGCTTAACGGGCATCATTTGGCTTTACTTGCGCTGTTGCGCAGCTTTACGCTCGTACCGGCAGGCTCGGCAGTGCTCGGAGGCAGCTGGGCCCAGGTAGTCTTGACGGTACTGGCAGGTTCTATGAGTTTAGCCCTCCGTTTGGCAGCGCCAGTGTTGGCGGCGGTAGCTATCACCGACATTACTCTAGGGATGCTAGGGCGAGCTGTGCCGCAACTTAACGTCCTAATGCTTGCTCTGCCTGTTAAAGCTGGTGTCGCGCTCTTGGTTCTTGCGGCTGCCTCCCCGTTGATTCTTGGCGTAGGTGATGCCTTCATGACACGACTTGAAGTCATACTCGCGCAGTCTCTCGGAGCGATGTCCCCATGA
- the fliP gene encoding flagellar type III secretion system pore protein FliP (The bacterial flagellar biogenesis protein FliP forms a type III secretion system (T3SS)-type pore required for flagellar assembly.): MFPIPEIGLQIGAATSPSEVVGSVRLLILLTVLSLVPAILMMVTSFTRIVIVLSFVRTAVAAQNVPPNQVLIGLALFLTLFTMTPTLTRLQNEAIAPYLAGDLSQEAAFERATVPLREFMLPHTREADIALFLTATDAPAPATPEDLSLTVLVPAFMLSELRTAFAMGVTLFIPFMVIDMVVASTLLSMGMFMLPPVTVSLPFKLLLFVLADGWHLVAKSILESF, translated from the coding sequence ATGTTTCCTATACCGGAGATAGGCCTACAAATAGGAGCTGCCACTTCGCCTAGCGAGGTAGTGGGGAGCGTCAGGCTCCTCATCTTGCTTACCGTGCTTAGTCTTGTCCCCGCCATCTTGATGATGGTGACCTCGTTTACCCGCATCGTGATTGTGTTGTCTTTCGTGCGCACGGCGGTTGCGGCACAAAATGTCCCCCCGAATCAAGTTCTTATCGGGCTCGCGCTGTTCCTCACCCTTTTTACGATGACACCGACCTTAACTCGCCTGCAGAATGAGGCTATCGCGCCGTATCTCGCGGGCGATTTATCGCAGGAGGCAGCCTTTGAGCGGGCGACGGTACCGCTACGAGAGTTTATGCTGCCGCATACGCGCGAGGCGGACATTGCGTTGTTCCTAACCGCCACTGACGCCCCGGCTCCCGCCACGCCAGAAGACCTGTCGTTGACGGTATTAGTGCCGGCGTTTATGCTTAGTGAGTTGCGCACCGCCTTTGCCATGGGGGTAACGCTGTTCATTCCGTTTATGGTCATTGACATGGTCGTAGCCAGCACGCTTCTCTCTATGGGCATGTTTATGCTCCCGCCGGTGACCGTATCGCTGCCCTTTAAGCTGCTGTTGTTTGTGTTGGCCGACGGTTGGCATTTAGTGGCCAAGTCAATTCTCGAAAGCTTTTAG
- a CDS encoding flagellar biosynthetic protein FliO, with the protein MDLFAYLMRLLLSLVAVFGLLFGLRWYLLRRTPALRSAPSCLLRVRERVWLSARTQAAVIDVGEESFLVCATDHAVQIRPLSKLPPLAPTEQPANLDFATHLDHMITFLRQGGK; encoded by the coding sequence GTGGACCTTTTTGCGTATTTGATGCGCTTACTGCTATCGCTAGTTGCTGTTTTTGGCCTGCTCTTTGGCTTGCGTTGGTATTTGCTGCGGCGTACACCTGCCCTGCGGTCTGCTCCGTCCTGCCTACTGCGTGTTCGCGAGCGTGTGTGGTTATCTGCGCGCACGCAAGCAGCGGTTATTGACGTAGGTGAAGAGTCGTTTCTGGTCTGTGCTACCGACCACGCGGTACAGATTAGGCCTCTAAGCAAGCTCCCGCCGCTAGCGCCCACCGAGCAACCCGCCAATCTAGACTTTGCCACCCATTTGGACCACATGATTACTTTCTTGCGACAGGGAGGCAAGTAG
- the fliQ gene encoding flagellar biosynthesis protein FliQ has protein sequence MTEGTVLHLAREAIALTLLLAGPLLIASLVVGLLVSIFQAATQIQEQTLTFVPKLVAILLTLLLLGGWMMNTMVAYTTDLFGNLGGLLR, from the coding sequence ATGACGGAAGGGACAGTTCTCCACCTCGCACGCGAAGCCATCGCGCTGACACTCCTTTTGGCAGGGCCCTTGCTTATTGCCAGTCTCGTTGTGGGACTCTTAGTGAGCATCTTTCAGGCCGCAACTCAGATACAGGAGCAGACTCTGACCTTTGTGCCCAAACTCGTGGCGATTCTGCTGACACTGCTCCTGTTAGGTGGCTGGATGATGAACACTATGGTCGCCTATACGACGGACTTGTTCGGTAATCTAGGCGGGCTACTGCGATGA
- a CDS encoding flagellar basal body-associated FliL family protein — translation MVKKIILAVLVIAIIVLGVVFRAPLVTMVRGFISPPPELVVSPGGDFTVNLLDPGMRRYLRVNISLQHLSSRALTEELVAREPEVRHAVIKVLRAKTVEDLTTTEKVETLRQELLSALNAVLERGDITNLFFVDFVIQ, via the coding sequence ATGGTGAAGAAGATTATCTTGGCGGTACTGGTCATAGCGATTATCGTGCTCGGAGTGGTCTTTCGCGCGCCTTTGGTGACAATGGTGCGTGGCTTTATTTCCCCACCCCCTGAACTCGTCGTTTCTCCGGGAGGGGACTTTACGGTAAACCTGCTAGACCCAGGGATGCGGCGCTACCTGCGGGTGAACATATCGCTGCAGCATTTGTCTTCTCGCGCTCTAACTGAGGAACTGGTGGCGCGTGAGCCTGAAGTCCGGCATGCCGTTATCAAAGTGTTGCGAGCAAAAACCGTTGAGGACCTGACTACGACAGAAAAAGTAGAGACATTGCGTCAGGAGCTCCTCTCCGCACTAAATGCGGTACTCGAGCGGGGGGACATTACTAATCTCTTCTTTGTGGACTTTGTAATTCAATAA
- the flhB gene encoding flagellar biosynthesis protein FlhB, whose translation MTPEQQSQQERTEQATPKRLSEARKKGQAAKSMDLTAAVGFLGMVAVLAFTAERLINVSLNYIVVSLSDLSAVTELNYSFSHLLVHGVSIFAAMVWPLLAAALVLGAIANIMQVGFLWSGDPLKPEFSRLDPLEGLGRMMSTRALFDLAKALGKLLAVGFAAYLGLRGEMQNLLLAGYSEGAGSFALVGRVLYGVALRVGVTYLVIGVIDFLYQRHEFRQNMMMTRQEVKEEHKQMEGDPQVKARQRERQRLLATGRMFAAIPTATVVVTNPTHYAVALRYEREGSSGAPQVVAKGCDYLAQRIKARAAECGIPLVENSTLARSLYQQSEVGQEIPVALYRAVAEILAEIFSRQRRLI comes from the coding sequence ATGACGCCTGAACAACAGAGTCAGCAGGAGCGCACCGAGCAGGCGACGCCAAAGCGACTGAGTGAGGCCCGCAAAAAGGGGCAGGCCGCGAAGAGCATGGACTTAACGGCAGCGGTGGGCTTCCTCGGTATGGTCGCGGTATTAGCTTTCACGGCAGAACGACTGATAAACGTCTCCCTTAACTATATTGTTGTATCATTAAGCGACTTGTCCGCCGTAACCGAGTTAAACTACTCCTTTTCTCATCTGCTTGTACATGGCGTAAGCATTTTCGCCGCGATGGTCTGGCCGCTCTTGGCTGCGGCACTTGTCTTGGGTGCAATCGCTAACATCATGCAAGTGGGGTTCTTGTGGAGTGGAGATCCACTCAAGCCTGAGTTTAGCCGCCTCGACCCCCTAGAGGGCCTAGGGCGAATGATGTCGACTCGCGCGCTCTTTGATTTAGCTAAAGCCCTTGGGAAACTACTGGCTGTGGGATTCGCGGCCTATCTCGGACTGCGGGGCGAGATGCAGAATCTCTTACTGGCAGGCTATAGCGAAGGTGCGGGTTCCTTTGCGCTTGTGGGCCGCGTGCTGTATGGGGTGGCCCTGCGCGTAGGGGTTACGTATCTAGTGATTGGCGTCATCGACTTCCTCTATCAGCGACACGAGTTTCGCCAGAACATGATGATGACGCGGCAAGAAGTGAAGGAAGAGCACAAGCAGATGGAAGGTGACCCACAGGTAAAAGCACGGCAGCGCGAACGGCAGCGTCTCTTGGCTACCGGCCGAATGTTTGCCGCGATTCCTACCGCGACGGTGGTTGTCACAAACCCTACTCACTATGCCGTTGCGCTACGCTATGAGCGTGAGGGTAGTAGCGGAGCTCCGCAAGTCGTGGCCAAGGGGTGCGACTACTTAGCACAGCGCATTAAGGCACGGGCAGCAGAGTGCGGCATCCCCTTAGTGGAAAACTCCACTCTAGCGCGTTCGCTCTACCAGCAATCTGAGGTGGGGCAAGAGATTCCTGTCGCCCTATACAGGGCTGTGGCCGAGATTCTAGCAGAAATATTTTCGCGACAAAGGAGGCTGATCTGA